A region from the Triticum aestivum cultivar Chinese Spring chromosome 3D, IWGSC CS RefSeq v2.1, whole genome shotgun sequence genome encodes:
- the LOC123076677 gene encoding disease resistance protein RGA2-like encodes MVAVLDAFAAKLAIILAGMAKTELEMLLGVPGEITKLEATLGDLSRITADAERRRIHNPDSGAEEWVGELKDVMYDADNILDLCQILEGEDASKAPSGCWNIPMLLCFHNPVAAHKIGKKIQALNQRLLDIEKRSTRYAFISQAMNSSSSNSIDGVDSSFIKSNRTTGSGIIRSDIVGEKIKEDTRKLVDILVNKEEIRAGSSSDRFPVVAITGAGGIGKTTLARMVFNDTVVKDHFHKRIWLSVNNNKEVNEMTVLRTVLYAVGGNHSDLPDNKAQLESALNLAVKQKKLLLVMDDVWSAKVWNELLRVPLNDGASGSWVLMTTRNIEVANMMKAHHLHRVDKLVGEDVWNLLKKQVFENYVHFQKNMNKILNRNIFSDSQIFVENTNFFYESMDIIRIREHFF; translated from the exons atggtggccgtcctGGATGCTTTCGCGGCCAAGCTGGCTATCATCCTAGCAGGTATGGCAAAGACTGAGTTAGAGATGCTCCTGGGTGTACCTGGCGAGATcaccaagctcgaggctacgctcgGTGATCTCAGCCGCATCACGGCCGACGCCGAAAGGAGGCGCATCCACAACCCTGACTCGGGTGCAGAGGAGTGGGTCGGGGAGCTCAAGGATGTCATGTACGACGCCGACAACATACTTGACCTCTGCCAGATCTTGGAGGGAGAAGATGCATCCAAAGCTCCTTCTGGATGCTGGAACATCCCAATGTTGTTATGCTTCCACAACCCCGTTGCTGCACACAAGATTGGGAAGAAAATCCAAGCGCTCAACCAACGGTTGCTGGACATTGAGAAGAGGAGCACTCGCTATGCATTCATCTCCCAAGCAATGAACTCTTCATCAAGCAACTCTATTGATGGAGTTGACAGTTCTTTTATCAAAAGCAACCGCACAACTGGATCGGGCATCATCCGGTCTGATATTGTTGGAGAGAAGATCAAGGAAGATACAAGAAAGCTTGTTGATATTCTAGTCAACAAGGAAGAGATTCGTGCTGGATCAAGCAGTGACAGGTTTCCTGTTGTTGCTATCACTGGTGCTGGTGGGATAGGCAAAACTACCCTTGCTAGGATGGTTTTCAATGACACTGTGGTGAAGGATCACTTCCATAAGAGGATTTGGCTGAGTGTGAATAACAATAAAGAGGTCAACGAGATGACAGTCCTAAGAACCGTCTTATATGCTGTTGGAGGTAACCACAGTGACCTTCCTGACAACAAGGCCCAGCTGGAGAGTGCTTTGAATCTAGCAGTGAAGCAAAAGAAATTATTGTTGGTGATGGATGATGTGTGGAGCGCTAAGGTGTGGAATGAGCTACTTAGAGTCCCGCTCAATGATGGTGCTTCGGGAAGCTGGGTATTGATGACCACAAGAAATATAGAAGTTGCTAATATGATGAAAGCACATCACCTCCACCGAGTTGACAAGCTAGTGGGAGAAGACGTTTGGAACCTGCTTAAGAAACAG GTTTTTGAAAATTATGTACACTTTCAgaaaaatatgaacaaaattttaaacaGGAACATCTTTTCAGATTCACAAATATTTGTTGAAAACACcaactttttttatgaaagcatggACATTATtagaattcgtgaacattttttttga
- the LOC123076678 gene encoding putative disease resistance protein RGA3: protein MMVWWIPTLAGGRAQFLDVPSSLVKIFLNDIAATCKSNDKVFAISTISSKDILSIHVVLNDNDESLVEGLKDIGMEIIERCDGLPLAVKVVGGLLLSKGKTRGDWLDVCSNVAWSMTTISDDVNQAVYVSYEELPHVLKQCLLYCSLFPKGVLIKSADIVNMWIAEGFIHITSMKQPEDLGAEYYKQLVSRNLLDPDYRFYDQKACTMHDVIRSFSQSVVKHEGLFVEEGLNPSFTSGTSISEIPQGIGDLMFMQFIELADCVKISHVPDSILKLRKLRYINFAGTNIASIPRGFGKLEDLVMISGFPTHSDDNTDQVWSSLEELGPLSRLTMLAIESLEKASSGFVAARAKLSSKAHLRILNLGFTIRLAQNREVEEQNNGEQERVEEVLGNLCPPTCIEQLAIIGYFGHKLPQWMRMVSVFTFLKRLELSSYACYELPSGLGQLPSLDYFWVDQAPFIQYIGHGLHMPSIGGRGIGLDKMLSGGGVVVAFPKLRKLGFQGMLGLTEWEWEQQVPAMTTLEVLTIVNCQLKYLPPGLAHHANALRELDLRNLSHLLSIHNFPSLVELRIVDNRTLERINNNPNLQHIYIVSCPGLKVLEDLPSLKSIEWVDVTAQVLPDYFRHSKLDKLIVQCYISLLKLISLQDANSSGSEWGKIQHVQQLRATGYISAEETRYISYTKEPYSYKTDIVAGGCVHVEAWRVIFLQAIADTTRKGLCMVCSPYNRVDDARL, encoded by the exons ATGATGGTGTGGTGGATCCCgacccttgccggcgggagggctcagTTTTTAGATGTCCCTTCGAGTTTAGTTAAGATTT TTTTGAACGACATAGCAGCTACATGCAAGTCAAATGACAAAGTGTTTGCCATATCAACTATATCCTCAAAAGATATATTAAGCATTCAT GTTGTTTTGAATGATAATGACGAATCTCTTGTTGAGGGATTAAAGGATATTGGGATGGAGATTATAGAAAGATGTGATGGTTTGCCACTTGCAGTTAAGGTGGTTGGAGGACTTTTGCTAAGCAAGGGAAAAACAAGAGGTGATTGGCTTGATGTTTGTAGTAATGTTGCATGGTCAATGACTACAATTAGCGATGATGTCAACCAAGCAGTGTATGTGAGCTATGAGGAATTACCACATGTTTTGAAGCAATGTCTTTTATATTGTTCACTCTTTCCTAAGGGTGTATTGATCAAGAGTGCGGATATAGTCAATATGTGGATTGCTGAAGGTTTCATACATATCACAAGTATGAAACAGCCAGAAGATCTGGGAGCGGAGTACTACAAACAATTAGTCTCACGGAATCTTCTAGACCCGGATTATCGTTTTTATGATCAAAAAGCATGCACCATGCATGATGTTATCCGCTCATTTAGTCAGTCTGTAGTGAAACATGAAGGTTTGTTTGTTGAGGAGGGGCTTAATCCAAGTTTTACTTCAG GTACAAGCATatctgagatcccacaaggaataGGTGATCTGATGTTTATGCAGTTCATCGAACTTGCAGATTGTGTAAAAATTTCTCATGTTCCAGATAGCATCTTGAAGCTGCGAAAGCTAAGGTATATCAACTTTGCTGGCACCAACATAGCATCAATTCCCCGTGGATTTGGGAAGCTGGAAGATTTGGTCATGATATCTGGGTTTCCAACTCATTCAGATGATAATACAGATCAAGTATGGTCCAGTCTGGAAGAACTAGGGCCTTTGTCGAGACTCACAATGCTTGCCATAGAAAGTTTGGAGAAGGCATCTTCTGGTTTTGTGGCCGCTAGAGCAAAACTTAGTAGTAAAGCCCACCTAAGAATTTTGAACCTGGGATTTACTATTAGGCTAGCACAGAATAGGGAGGTGGAAGAGCAAAACAATGGGGAGCAAGAGAGAGTCGAGGAGGTTTTGGGTAATCTCTGTCCTCCAACCTGCATAGAACAGCTTGCCATCATTGGATACTTTGGACACAAACTTCCCCAGTGGATGAGAATGGTGTCAGTCTTTACCTTCTTAAAGCggcttgagctatcaagttacgcTTGCTATGAGCTGCCTTCCGGCTTAGGCCAACTCCCCTCTCTTGACTATTTTTGGGTTGACCAAGCTCCATTCATCCAATATATCGGTCATGGTCTTCACATGCCCTCAATTGGTGGTCGGGGCATCGGCCTAGATAAGATGCTTtctggtggtggtgttgttgttgcatTTCCCAAGCTGAGGAAACTTGGGTTTCAGGGGATGTTGGGACTGACAGAGTGGGAATGGGAGCAGCAAGTCCCAGCTATGACAACTTTAGAGGTGCTTACAATTGTCAATTGTCAGCTCAAGTATCTCCCTCCTGGACTTGCACATCATGCAAATGCACTGCGGGAGTTGGATCTAAGAAACCTCTCGCACCTGCTCTCCATACACAACTTCCCTTCACTCGTTGAGCTTCGCATAGTTGACAACCGAACACTAGAGAGAATCAACAACAATCCAAATTTGCAGCACATTTACATTGTTAGCTGCCCAGGGCTAAAGGTATTGGAAGATTTGCCATCACTCAAGAGCATCGAATGGGTGGATGTGACTGCTCAAGTGCTCCCAGATTACTTCCGGCACTCAAAGTTAGATAAGTTGATTGTACAATGCTACATAAGCTTGCTCAAACTGATATCCTTACAAGATGCCAACTCTTCGGGATCCGAGTGGGGAAAGATCCAGCATGTTCAGCAACTAAGAGCAACTGGGTACATATCAGCGGAAGAAACACGATATATCTCCTACACCAAGGAGCCCTACTCCTACAAAACAGACATTG TGGCCGGTGGCTGTGTCCACGTGGAGGCCTGGAGGGTGATCTTTCTTCAGGCGATAGCAGACACGACCAGGAAGGGTCTCTGCATGGTTTGTTCCCCGTACAACAGGGTGGACGACGCGAGGTTGTGA